The Oscillatoria acuminata PCC 6304 genomic interval TCCTTGTCCAGGACCGCCCCATCCCTGAATCATTTCTCCGGCAAAGGCGTCCCGAATGGCGGTCACCGGACGGACCGAATCATAAAATGTTTTGGTCTCCCAACAGGCAATTCCGGCATCAAATAGGGCGTTGCTCAAGGTGAAAAAGAGTTGGATATCCCGATCTAAGCTATGAGTTTGCCGATCGCTGATCCATTGAGCAAATGTCATCCAGGTTCCCGGGGGGAAAGATGTTCCCGCGCCATCTTCCCAAAATTCAGCAATGATTTTTTGGCGATCGCTCAAATTGGCATTAATCTCTATCAATTCGGCCATTTGTTGAGCAAACTCAGGACTGTCAACTTTCAGCGGTTCTGGGGGTCGAAATTGAGCGCCAGAGTTCAAGGCAAAGGGTATCACATTTCCCCAGTGAGGGGTGAGAAAGGTTTGAATTCGACCGTTCGGGTCGTCGAGGGGTTCTCGCAAGGGTTGCCAGCCACTGCGATCGCTGAGGATATCGGGATGATTGACGGGTTGATATCCGGTGATATCCTGATAGTTATTTAAGGCATTAGACCCATCTTGTTGTCGAAATTCCAGTAAATTTTCAGCCACAAAATACCCCAAACCTGATGCCGTATTCAGTGCAGTATTCCTCGGTGATGGATTATACCCGAGTTGCTGCATTTTGGTATTTAAAAACTCAATTTGTGAGGGAAATAACTGGCTCAATGTATAATATGCCGCATGGCTCATTGTCTCACTTTTGTTCAGTTCTGTATTCTCTTCCCCAGGCCGTTCCAGGCGGTTTTCCGGTTGAGTGGCGATCGCCCTGGAGTTGTAGGCCGCCCAACTGTCAAACATCGCTGTATGCACCAAAGCATAAGCACGGGAGGCGATCGTTGGACCCGGCCTCGTATTGCGAACCGCCTGCTGTGCTACTTCATCCCAAAACGGCACGCTCCGGGAATAGGCGATGCGGCCTTCCCCTTCTCCATAAGTGAGATAATGATGTAGTCCGCTGCTAAATCCTGTCACCGGGTCGATCGCCTCCGCCACATCCGGATTGTGTTGTTGATAGAACTGTTCATCAAATAAAACACTCGGATTCCGGTTTTCCTGTTGTCCAAACCTCAGATAATGAGTCAGTCCTGAATCTAATAATTGCCCTGCAACCGCAGCAGCAACATCGGGATATTGTTCTAAATAATAGGCTTCATTATACCAGGCACTCGGAGTTCGGCTTTCTCCCTGACCCCATTGGATAAAATGCTCTAATCCAGAGTTGAATCCTCCCTGGGTTACGGCTAAATTTACATCTGGATTTTGTTGTAAGTAATAGCTTTCATCGAATAAGTCGTCAATTAATAACATGGCTTTCTCTCTGATTCTTGCAGTGAATCGGGTCCTGATGGCATTGTGGATTGACGTATTCCCTTGATATCTGTAGGGGCGATTCGCAAATCGCCCCTACCATTCTAAGATTTGACCTCCAAATTAGATTCGGCGACCTTCACGATGCCCAAAAATTAGGTAATGAGCTAATGCATTCGGGAAAATGTCTTGATTAACCGCAGCAGCAACATCGGGGTTAGTTTGTAAATAGAATCCGGGGTTAAAGGTTAAAGAAATTGGAGCCCGTCCTTCTAAGAAACCAAACTGGATGAAATGAGCAAAACCACTGTCAATTCCCCCACTGGTTTTGGCTGCCGATACATCAGAATTTTGAGCCAGATAAGCCTGTTCGTCAAATAATTGACTAGGATTTCGGCCTTCAAATTGTCCAAAGTTGGTATAATGGACAAAGGCACTGGCTACGCTACCATTGTTAACCGCCGTTGCCACATCAGGGTTAGTTGCTAAATAGAAACCTTCATCAAAGAACAACGACTGGAGATCGAGTTGGAGGTTACGGATAAACTCAATCGAGGTTTGATAGGCGGGAGAAACTGTGAGATTGGGGTTGCTAATTTTAGCAATAAATCCATCCAGAGCTTCTTCTAGTTTAGCACTTTGAATCGCCCCGGTTGTGATGGGAAAATCAGGCGATCGCGTCCCGCCAGTGACATAAATATTTCCGGCATCATCAGGAACCATTCCGAGGATAAAATCTCGTTGACTGCCTCCGAAGAAGGTGGAATAAATGGCCTCAGACCCTTGGGGATTGAGTTGGGTAATAAATGCATCGGCAACCCCAGAAAACGAGGGTTGGAGAGCATTAACCGTGGGAAAGTCGGGGGAGTCGGTATTCCCGGCAATATAAACATTTCCCAGACTATCGAGGGCGATCGGTCCACTGAAGTCCATTTCGCTTCCCCCCAAAAATGTCGAGTAGACTAACCCAGTTCCGGTGGGATTGAGTTTCGTCACAAAGGAGTCATATAATCCCCCGCCAAAACTGGGCTGAAATGCCCCGGGAGTGGTGGGAAAATCTTCAGAATCCGTATATCCGGCCAGATAAGCATTCCCCTCATTATCAACAGCAATTCCCGTGATATAATCCCCATCGACTTCACCGGAACCCCCGAGGTAGGTTGAATATTCTATCGTCGATCCGCTGGGGTCGAGTTTGGTGACAAAGGCATCCAGAAAAGCACCATTAAATTGAGTCTGAAAAGCACCGGGACTGATGGGAAAATTCGGGGAAGCGGTATATCCGGCAACATAAGCGCTGCCACTTTCATCAACGGCGATCGCCAAAGCGCCATCATCTTCACTCCCGCCTAAATAGGTGGAATAAACCAACTCGGTTCCCGTGGGATTAAGTTTACTTACAAATACATCTCCAAAGGAGAATGCGCCGATCCCCCCAAAGGTATTTTGAGCCGCATTGACTAAGGGAAAATCCGTGGAACTGGTGACGCCAGTCAGGTAAATTTGACCCTGATTATCTAGGGTCATATCCCAGTTCGTTTCTATGCCAGTTCCGCCTAAATAGGTGGAGTAAATCAGTTCGGTTCCACTGTTATTGAATTTGGCAACAAAGGTATCTTGCTCTCCAGATAAAGCGGTTTGAATCGTTCCCGCTGTGGTGGGTAAATCTGTGGAATTGGTATTACCGGAAAGATAAATATTCCCAGCATTATCGACTCGGAGAGAAACATTAGCACCTTCCTCCGATGCTTCTGTGCCACTGCCTCCAAAGTAAGTAGAAAAAAGAATTGTGGTTCCCGTGGGGTCGAGTTTGGTGATAAATACATCACTTTCTCCGGCATTAGCAGATTGGAGTCCTCCGAGGTTAGGAAAATTAGCCGATTGAGTAATTCCAGCAATATAAATATTCCCCACTTGATCTAACGCCACATCAAATCCCCGATCGCTCTGGCTACCCCCGAGATAACTAGAGTATTCTAACACTGGGTCAATCACTAGAGTATAGTTGGGGTCATAATCCCCGATTTCAAACCCCACTAATCCATCCCCTAGCAAGCGATATCCCCCAGATATGGCAATCCGATTGCCGTCAATCTCTTGATAAATGACAGGTGCAGTTTCAATTAATTCCCCTAATGCCGTTTGCAAAATCAATGCCCCATCTTCCCGGATATCTAAGCCCGTAATCCCACTATAATTGAGCCGAATTTGGTCGGGATTGACCCCTGGTTCTACGATAAAGTCACGCTTTAACTGCCCTTCTATGCCATTGTAAAACAAGTGAATGCCCGGATATAATTCGTTATAACTAACTCCGCTATAAGTAGGAACATTACTCACCCATTGGCTCGAATTATTTCCCATGAAAAAGTTAGCAACACCGGGTAAGGGGTTTAAGCCCGATATTTCTGGGTGAGAATTGGCCCCAATAAATTGCAATTGGACTGTAGCATTGACAGGCCCTTCGGGGGTTTGTTGGGAGGAGGTTAATAACAATCCATCCTGGGCGAATTGAATCGTATGTCCGGCACCGGCTACCTGGAATTGCGGGGTTCCGGGTCCGTTTTCTAGGGGAATAAAACTTAATGGCAGGTTGCCAAAGGAGGGATTAATTTCGCCGATGGGGGTGGTGAACCCGACGAGTGGATCGCCTTGAGATTGGGGGAATGCCAAGTCGGGAGTTGCCATTGCTTCGTCCAGCAGGAGGCGATCGCTTCCCAAGATTCCTAAGTCTGATTCCCCGGGAACGAGAGGAGCATTTAAAGGGGCGACTGCCGGATTAAACCCGGAAATAAGCACCGACTCATCCCAACCGGAAGGCTGTGAATTTTCTACCCCGGAAATCAAGCCGAAATTAACCTCTAGTCCAGTTTCAATTAACCCGAGTGCGGCGGTACTATTCGTATCATCCATCATCATGATTCAGTTTCCTCTCTAAGTTTTAAACAAATCGGCATTGAATTTGGATAGGCCGATGATTTTATAGGGAATTAATTTTAGTTGCTGGGTAAAAATTAGCAGGTATTTTTAAAATTGCTAATAAATTCAGTAACATTATCCCAACTTCCTCTAATTTCCCAGTTTGATTCGAGATGTGCGGAGAATGAAGTTTAAAAAAGTTTCAGTTTTAGAAACTATATCCGCCCGGGCTTGCATTCCCGGTTGAATGGAACAATGTTGGTCGTTCCGTTCTCCAGAATTCACAGGGGAGGATTCTGAATGATTAGCGCCCATCCTCGATTTTTGAGTTAAATAAATTTGCTGCAATTCTATGGTGGTTTCATAATAAGAATTGGCGACAGATGAATTCAATTTCGGTTGATTCAAGCTCGAATTAAAACTTCGATTGTCTCCAGAAATCGTATCCGGTGAAATTGCCGATACTTTCCCCAGAAGGGTTCCATATTCTGAATGAGGACAAGCCTCAATTCTAAGGTGAACATTCTGTCCCGTTTCTACTTGACTAATCTCGGAAGAGGGAACCCAGGCTTTAGCCACTAGGGGGGCTTGAATCGGCGAAATTTGGGCAATTTCTTCCCCAATTCGGACGACTTGTCCTGGATTTCTCAAGTTAAGCTGAAGAATTTTGCCGAATTCTGGAGCTTCAATCACTTTTTGCTGAATTTGTCGCTGGATTTGTTCGAGTTCTTGTTCCAAAAATTTCCCTTGATTATCCTGGTCAATTTTTTGTTGAATTAAGGCGGCTCGTTGTTGAGTCAGTTCGGCAATTCTCAACAGCCCAGTCGCCTGGTCTCCTTCTATCTGTTCTCGGGCGATCGCCACTGGAGAATCATTGGGATTGAGTGCAGTTCTAGCACGTTGTACTTTAGATTGGGCGGCAGCAACGGCTTGTTCTTCCCGGGCGATCGCTTGTTTTTGAGTCTCTACCCTAGCCTTTTGGGCGGCTACGGCTTGTTTTTGCTGCTCAACAATCAATTGCACTTCAGCTAATTCATTGTGCAGTCTGGCTTCGGCTCCAGCAATCACCTGTTCTTGCTGTTTCATCCCTGTTTGATAGGACTCTATCCGGGCAGTTTGGGCAGCTAATGCCTGAGTTTGTTGGTCAAATAAAAGCTGGAATTCTTCAAACACTTGACGAGAAATTGCTCCAGTGTCCAGTAAATTTTGATGGCGATCGCGCTTTAACTGAGCAGCGTCTAAGGCCCTTTCAATCCCCGTTAAATCCGCCTGGGCGGACCTGAGTTCAGACTGCATTTGAGATAAATTCTCCCGTTCTTTCCTGACATTAGCTGCCGACTCTACAGGAGAATCTTGAGCAATTTGTTCAAATTGCTGTTTAGAGAGAGTTTTGATATTATCTAGATTTTCGTTGAAATCCATTCGATATTGAGATGCTTGAAACACCCCCGTATTTAGAGAAGAAATTAACTGATTTAAAGTAGCCAATTCTGCTTTGAGTTCAGACCGAGCTTGGGCTAATTCTTGTTCAATAACTCGCAGGTTGGCTAAGGCTTCTTCCACTTCTAAAATGGTATTGGCTTGGCGGTCTTGATAGTCTCTTTGCTGACGGCTGAGTTCAGCTTGGCCGGAAGCGACAGTCCGGGTGCTGCGCTCCGTTTCAGCCATCATCTGGCGGTCAATCGCCTGAATTTGAGCATTGATTTGAGCGATTTGTTGTTGAATGTTCTGTAAGTTATTCTCATTCTGAACTTTTTGGATTTGCAGTTGAGAATCATCCAAGATGGCGATCACTGACCCTTGACTAATTTCCTGATTTTCCCGGACTTCAATCCGTTTTATGGTTCCCTCTACAGCAGCTTGAACGATTTTGACTTCTCCGGTGAGACGGATGGTGGCCGGGACTTTAACCGTAATCGGATATTCCGCGATCGCCGCCATCGTGACCCCTGCCGCCACTGTCCCCACTAAAAATAAGCCGCCTAGGGTATTCCAACCACTTAATGGCGGTAAAAATTCGTCGCTTTTAGCGATGGGAAGTAGATTTTGGTTCGGATCACTCAACATGATTTTTTCAGTCTCTCCACAAGAATCAGCCTCCTGTCCGCCTGAATCACAGTCCTCTTTCGGTTCAGAAGACGGATGAACACAGGAAGAAATGCTGTGGCGCATTAGCGCCACAACAATAGGGTTCTACTTAAGTCTGGGGTGTTGAAATCCAATTTCAAAAATTGGATGTGAGGATATTTGCGGAGGATTCGCCCTTAGGCGGTCAACGCAGCACTTCCACAGCAGGAGCAGGTTGTGGGTCTGACCGTGGGATGTCCACCGGCGATCGAAGACATATCTTCGTCAGAGAGTTCAATTAACCCAGCCGGGTTCTCCGGTAAGCGATCGCGTTGGTCCTGAGTTAGACTATCGCGATAGTCTGAGTCTTTCCAAGCCCTTACTACATCAATGTTTTCAAACATATCGGCTTTCCTGGAACATCTCCAGTATTGCTTGTACGGTTCCCAGATTATCATGAGAATTAGAATCATTCTCATTAAGTTTTTTAACGATTGCTGCCGAATATTATTAAGAATTGTCAACTTTTCTCAAGTGAGAGCGTGTTCCCCTGGTGTCCCGGTTACAGTGCAGATTCAAGAAATAACAGCCTACCCCAGCGGAAACTCAGCCGCTAGGGAATCAAGAAATCGCAGCGATCGCCCGATTGAGCGAGAATATCCCCAGGAGTGCCCTGGAGTTTGACGCGACCCTCATCCAGCCAGATAATCCAGTCAGCGCGCTCAATCACCCGAGGACGATGACTAATTAAAATCGTGGTTTTTTGGTGGCGAGAGGACAACAGGCGATCAAGAACATCCGCCTCACTTACCGGGTCGAGTCCGGCGGTGGATTCATCTAAAATCAGCAGGGGAGGGTCGGTGACAATTCCCCTGGCGATCGCTAATCTTTGTCGCTGTCCCCCAGACAAATTCATGGCAAATTCCCCTAAAATTGTATGATATTTATTCGGAAGTTTACTAATAAATTCATCCGCCTGGGCAATTTGGCAAGCGGTGACAATTTGCTCAAAGGATACCGGCAGCGAACCCAAGTGAAAGTTATCTAAAATAGAACGACTCCAAAAGTGAGCATCTTGCGGAACCAAAACCACCTGTTGCCGGACGCAATCCCAGGATAAATCCGTCAAATTATAAGGTTCAATCCGAATGGTTCCCGATGAGGGCTGATATAAACCGGCAATCAATTTGGCTAAGGTACTTTTTCCACAACCGGACTTGCCAATAATGGCGATCGCCTTGCCTCCCGGTATGGTCAGCGAAAAGTCTTTGAGCAACTCCACTCGTCCTGGATGATGAAACGTTAAATTCTGGCAAATCACCGGCGCATCCGCCGCCAATTTTGCCGTAGGTTTTATCTCTTCATTCGGTTCTGATTGCGCTTCTATCACATCCATCAACCGTTCCGTTGCCGCCTGAGTGCGGGTGACTTGGGGAACGAAACTCACCAGACTGGTCATTAACAAAATCAGATTCAAATTCAAAGCATTAAATCCTAACAATTGCCCAATACTTAATTGCTGATTAATCACCAAATGACTCCCCATCCAAAGCAAGAGAGTTTCCCCCGATAAAGCCAAAAATCCTGAAAAAACCTGGATAACAATCACCGCATTCATCACCCGAAAAGTCAAATGAGCTTGGCGACCATAGCGCCCTTGAAATTCGGCCCATAATTGGGGCGCTGCCTGAATGGTTTTGAGAGCCAAAGCTCCTTTAAATGTTTCGACCAAAATCCCTTGAGTTTCTGCGGCAAAGGCCAATAAATTTCGGGTTCTTTGCTGAAGATACGATAAAAAACAGACCATCCCCAAGGCGATCACTGCGGCGATTCCCAGGGCGACTAAAGTCAGAACCCGACTATAAATTACCATAAATGTCACGGAAGCCACTGCAATTAACAACTGGCTGGGGAGAATTAAACCCACGCGAGAAATCAGTTGATTAACTTCTCGAATATCCAGTAACCGACTAGAGACTTCCCCACTGCGGTGGGTTTCATAGTAAGTCAGGGGTAAGCTGAGAATTGCCCGCCCAAATTCTAACATTAAATCGAGTTCTAAGCGTTGGGCTAAATAAGTGACTAAATGGGATTGGGCTAAATTCAAGCCGCTACTGATGATATGCATGACTAAAACTGCTTTAATCATCACATTGAGCAATTGAGTATCCCCGCGAACTAAGACATCATCGGTGAGGACTTGCAACAGAAAAGGAGTTGTCAGAGAAAGACAACCAATCGTTAGGTTAAATAACAAACTCCGGCCTAAAAGACTGCGGTGATGCCATAACCGCTCAAGTAAGCGTCTATAGCCGCTCATTTTACCGCGATCATCGAGCAACTGATAAAAATCGCTCCGGGTTTCCAGCAGAAGCATTACGTTATTCATCCAGCCTGCTGTAATTTCTTGGGAGGATAAATAGCGCAGGCCAAAAGCCGGGTCTGCTACCACATATTTTTGACCCCGCCGCCCATACAGCACAACCCAATGATTGCCTTTCCAATGAATAATTCCCGGTAAAGGAATCAGTTTTTTATCCACAAGTTCTAGGGCGTCGGTTCAGTAAAAGGGCTTGACAAAACCAAGCAAATGTGAATCTACCTGCTGGACTCAACTACAGTGCGGCCTGTTGTATTGGTAAAACCTCATTCATTCGAGCAATGACATGAAGATTATGGACAACAGCCACTCGTCTGAGGTCGAAGAGGTTTTTGCGCTGTCCAATATAACGGGCACGTTTGTCCTGCCACTGTCCGACATGAGCCAGAGAGTGTTCTACAGACGTTCTCTCCCTCAGTTGAGCGCGACCGCTTGAGGTAGATTGACGCTGACGTAATTCCTGCATCAATCCTTCATCGGGATGGATAGATATGCTGCGGCCATTCTTACTCGTAGTACAGCGTTCTCTCAGGGGACAAGCAGCACACTCCGGTTTAGGAAAATGAACGATCTTACCGGGTTCAAACGGCATAATAACTTGATTTGGACAACTAATTACCTGGTTATCCCAGTCAAAAACAAAGGCGTTTTTATCAAATCGTCCTGAGTTTCTTACCGGCCACGCTTTACAAAATATCTGTAATTGTTCGGAGCGTTCTTTTACCCAATGACTCGATAAATAAGCTCGGTCGATATGGAGTTCATTTAACTGAACCTGTTGTCTTTTTAAGTCAACTTCTAAGTCAACAGTGGCAGCAGCTTCTGGTGTATTAGCACGGGTTACAGCCACAGCCCGAATTACCCCTATATCTAAATCTTTAAGAATATGGCGTTTATAACCATTTATTTTTTGAGAACGGCTTTTTCGGCCATGCCGCATATCTGGGTCTTCAATGGAAATGCGTCGGTCCTTAGCAACCCCTTTGGCCAGCTTCGGCACTCCCATTGTGTCTAATGTCACATTTTGGGATTCAATCAATCGGGCAACCTGGAGAGGAGCTTGTGCCTCTTCTATTTCATCAGGATTAGACTGCTGTTGTATCCATTCTTCTACAGAATTGAGGCTCTTTAGTATGGTTGATAATGCCTTTTGGCTTTCGGCTGGGTCATCCCAATTTAAATCTAATGCGGCTTTTAAGCTGGAACTATTGACAAAATCCGCTCCCGCTTCATTGGCAATTTCTGCCAGCCCCCACCCCTGCTGACTAGCTATTATGCTCAATGCCTTACGCAGAGCATGACCCAAGAGATTATAGGTATCTTCAACTTTACCTGCACCCCATAAAGGAGAGGAATCTAATGCAGCTCTTAAGTTAGCCGAACCAAAACCTCCTTTGAGCTTGGCAATGTCTACAGTCCGGTCAATTAAACGTTGGTCAAAGCCTTTTTTAATTAAGGCGCTTCTGAATCTTATTAAAGTGGCTTTACTGAATGGGGGTTTTTCGCAGTTCAGACAATTCAGAGCTAATTGCCATCGTAGGTCCATGACTAGCTCTTCAATCACTTCCTCGTCAGAAATACCCATATAAGCTTGGAGAATAGTGGCTAAGGCCAATTGGGCTGGTGCGACGGGACAGTTGCCCATTGTACTGTCTTTAAAAATGGTGTTTAGTTCTTCTTGAAACTCATCATCGAATATGAACAGACGGTTCAGGCGAAGAAAAGTAAAAAGCTTGGCTTTTTTGATGCGATTAATAATTACCTGTTCTGAATCTGATAGCTCTACTGGCGGGTGCCACAAAGGAGGACGCATAGACTTTATACCGTAATGAGGGCTTGAATTTAATCGGGTCGTCAATTTCAGTTAGGCATAGTCCAGTTATTTTGTCAAGCTCGGGTACTGAACCGACGCCCTAGGGGAACGCGAACTCCCCGGGCATTAAATCCCAGGGTTTGTGCCCCTTGTTTCAAATTTAATAAGGTGGTGCCGAGTTGTCCAGTTCCGGCAGCTTCTCTGGTCCGTTTAATGGAAAATTTTTTGCCATAGGCAGAGGAAACCGTGGCTAAACAAGCCGCCCCACAATCTTCTTCATTGTGTTGCAAAATTACCGGGTATTTTTTCATAAAATTTCAGGAGATATCAAAGAAAAATGACTGATTTACAAGCCCTCGGAGTCATCGGATTGAGGGGAGAGGATGGGGGGACGAAGTGCGAGGACTGAACTCACGGTTTCTGGGGTCGCCAACCGCAGTAATCCGTAACCGATTCCGGCGAGTCCACTCATCAATCCAGGGGTTTCCACACCCAAAGGAGTGCCGCACAGCCAACCCTCAGATTGGATACTTTCGAGGATGCTGCCGCCCGTGTGGAGGTGAGAATGCCACTGGGGTTCCCCCAGGGTGAGACTGGCTTGTAAGACAAATTCTAAATTGCCCAAATCTCCTTGGGCGAGGGAGTGATTCTGTCCAAATCCCCGATCGCAGGTGATGTCCAGGGCTGTATAAATTTCCTGGCGAATTTGGGGATCATCCTGATGCTGGAGGGCATACAACCGGGCTAATCCAATCCCCGGTGCACCGTGAGACCAGGCGAGAGGACCCAGATTCCCCACCCTTGGGGAATGGTCAAATTCTCGAAAATCCGGCCAGTTGCGGGCATTGGGGTCAAAGACACTGCGTTCGTAGGCGATCGCCGCGATCGCTGCCTTCTGAAACCGCTCTAGTTGCGTCACTGCCGCCAGTTCCAGGAGTGCGTAAGCAATTCCTGCCGCCCCGTGAGAGAATCCGGTTAAGGGTCGCTTGCTGCGGATAGCTGACGGAATCCAACCGATGCCGGTTTCCTGGGGTCTGGCACCGATAATCAGGCGATCGCCACATTGAATCGCCACATCCAGAATCTGGGAATCCGGGGCCACTGCATATAAACTTAACAAACTTAAAATGCAGCCTGCTGACCCCGAAATAATATCCCACTCTTCATCCTGAAGGATGGCCTCCGGTAAATAGTCCAGCCATTCCCTCGCTACGGAAATCAGTTGAGGTTGATTGAGCTGAATTGCCAAATGGCTTAAGCTATAAATCGCACTCCCGAACCCGGTAAACCCGCCAATTGACTCCCCAGGTTTCAACTCTTTTTCTAAGCAAACTTGCCAATAATTAAGCGCCGCAACGGCTAAGTTTTGATAGCGAACTTCTTGGGTAATGTTGCCCAAATAAGCCAAAAATAAGCTAATTCCCGGCAGTCCATCATAGAGATGAATATCAACCCGGCGAATGGCTAATTCCCCTTCCCTAATCCAAGTCAGTCCGATCCAGTCGGCCATCTGATTCTGACAGAGTGCTACCTGTTCCAGTCTATCTCCAATGGCGCAAGCCGCTTTCAAATAGGTCTGGGAACTGGGACGGGTTTCTGGAACCCGCATCGGATACGAAGGCCATTGAATGGCGTCTGGGGACCGGATGACGGTGGCGATCGCAGCACGAATCAATCCCACTTGTCGTTCTAAGTTCGTTTCATCCATCCCTTGCAGGTGAAGGCGGACAGAATCTAGGGCAGATTCTGGTAAAAAATCTGAGATGATTTCCCCCTGACCCGACTTTAAATCTCGGGAATTTGGCTGAGTGGTAAATCGGGGAATATCCCCTTGCCATAACTCTTGAATTTCAGCAGGTATTACCCGGGCTAAACTCGGAAAATTAGGCACTTCTACCCAGAGTTTATCAAATAGGCGATCGCGGTCTAACGCATCCCGCAACAAGTCCGGATGAAATCCCTCCTGCAACAATAATCCATAAGTCCGAGTCGCCCGCAAAACCACCCGGATTTCATCCTCAGCAAACGTATTGAATAGCCCAGACTCACCCACCAAATTATCCCTATTTTTGACCAAAACTCGATAAATTTCTGTAAATCCCGTAATAATTGCTGCCGTATAATCTTCCAACTTTACCGAGGCCCCGTTCAGGGTGGGACGATTCAAATCTGGGGGTAATTGAACCGCTTTACGAGAGATTTTCATTTCATCGGTTGCCACTCCCTGCCAGGTGGGAATGGCATCAGGAGTCATGGGACTGCCTGAGTTCCCTAACCCACTAATATCAATCCCTCCATACCCTTGATTCCCCCACAAATTCATCGGTAAAATCCCCACACTTAACACAGACCAATCCAGTTCTCTTTCCGCCAAACAGTCGGAATTGAACCCCTCCAATTGGCTATACCGAGGGTGAAATAAAGATTCCAAATCTACTAAAATCGGCTGTTCTCCGACGGCGATAATATTATTGCTATAAAAATCCGTAGCTTGGAGGGCATATAATAAGGCTAAATATCCTCCCTGTCTTTGATAAAATCGCTCAATTTGAGCGGCGGTATCACAGGGTTGAGCAGTCACATATTCCACCCAACCATACTCCCCGCAATTGAGAACATTCAAGATTGGGAAGGGGGGATAATTGCCTTGTTTATTGAGCCAATTTAGTAAATTTTGAAAATGAATATCAATGCTGAGAGAGCGGGGTTTATAAACTAATTTAAACCCGGAACTAAACTCGGCGATCGCCACCGAACGTCCCCCATTATGCGAATCCCCCGCATTGGAATTCAGATGGACTAATCCGCCCGGTTCAGAGTCCCGACTAAACTGCTGGATAATTCTCGGCCAATCCTGACAGAGGCGTTCCACAAATTCATAACTGACGGTAATCCATCCCTGGATTGAATTAAGGACTTGCCGGGTCAAAACCGGGTATTCTGTCCACAAGGCTAGAGCCATTTCCGGTTGTTGCAGTTGCTGAATAAACTGAGCAAATCTTTCGGCACTACTGTTACCAGATAATTTTCCTTGGATGCGCGCTACATTTAATTCCAAGACTAAAGTGCGGGTACTCATCCAGAGCAATTCTTTCGGTAAAGGTTCATACAAAATTGCGGCAATGGTTTGGGAATTGATGCAGTCAGGGGAGTGGATGGACAGCAAGGTTTGAAGTTTCTCCTGGAGGCAACTGCGCCCCCAGGCAATTAACGGAGAAAATAGGGTTAAAAACCCAGAGACTCCGGATTGAGTATCACTCAGATTTCCGGTTTCCG includes:
- a CDS encoding SBBP repeat-containing protein — translated: MMMDDTNSTAALGLIETGLEVNFGLISGVENSQPSGWDESVLISGFNPAVAPLNAPLVPGESDLGILGSDRLLLDEAMATPDLAFPQSQGDPLVGFTTPIGEINPSFGNLPLSFIPLENGPGTPQFQVAGAGHTIQFAQDGLLLTSSQQTPEGPVNATVQLQFIGANSHPEISGLNPLPGVANFFMGNNSSQWVSNVPTYSGVSYNELYPGIHLFYNGIEGQLKRDFIVEPGVNPDQIRLNYSGITGLDIREDGALILQTALGELIETAPVIYQEIDGNRIAISGGYRLLGDGLVGFEIGDYDPNYTLVIDPVLEYSSYLGGSQSDRGFDVALDQVGNIYIAGITQSANFPNLGGLQSANAGESDVFITKLDPTGTTILFSTYFGGSGTEASEEGANVSLRVDNAGNIYLSGNTNSTDLPTTAGTIQTALSGEQDTFVAKFNNSGTELIYSTYLGGTGIETNWDMTLDNQGQIYLTGVTSSTDFPLVNAAQNTFGGIGAFSFGDVFVSKLNPTGTELVYSTYLGGSEDDGALAIAVDESGSAYVAGYTASPNFPISPGAFQTQFNGAFLDAFVTKLDPSGSTIEYSTYLGGSGEVDGDYITGIAVDNEGNAYLAGYTDSEDFPTTPGAFQPSFGGGLYDSFVTKLNPTGTGLVYSTFLGGSEMDFSGPIALDSLGNVYIAGNTDSPDFPTVNALQPSFSGVADAFITQLNPQGSEAIYSTFFGGSQRDFILGMVPDDAGNIYVTGGTRSPDFPITTGAIQSAKLEEALDGFIAKISNPNLTVSPAYQTSIEFIRNLQLDLQSLFFDEGFYLATNPDVATAVNNGSVASAFVHYTNFGQFEGRNPSQLFDEQAYLAQNSDVSAAKTSGGIDSGFAHFIQFGFLEGRAPISLTFNPGFYLQTNPDVAAAVNQDIFPNALAHYLIFGHREGRRI
- a CDS encoding vanadium-dependent haloperoxidase, with protein sequence MLLIDDLFDESYYLQQNPDVNLAVTQGGFNSGLEHFIQWGQGESRTPSAWYNEAYYLEQYPDVAAAVAGQLLDSGLTHYLRFGQQENRNPSVLFDEQFYQQHNPDVAEAIDPVTGFSSGLHHYLTYGEGEGRIAYSRSVPFWDEVAQQAVRNTRPGPTIASRAYALVHTAMFDSWAAYNSRAIATQPENRLERPGEENTELNKSETMSHAAYYTLSQLFPSQIEFLNTKMQQLGYNPSPRNTALNTASGLGYFVAENLLEFRQQDGSNALNNYQDITGYQPVNHPDILSDRSGWQPLREPLDDPNGRIQTFLTPHWGNVIPFALNSGAQFRPPEPLKVDSPEFAQQMAELIEINANLSDRQKIIAEFWEDGAGTSFPPGTWMTFAQWISDRQTHSLDRDIQLFFTLSNALFDAGIACWETKTFYDSVRPVTAIRDAFAGEMIQGWGGPGQGTQTLDGALWQPYQRLNNPTPPFSEYVSGHSTFSAAAAEVLQRFTGSDEFGAAVTIAVGDSFIEPGVTPTTEITLSWPTFSAAADESGLSRIYGGIHFHEGDINGRELGRKVGEIVWNRAQSWIQGIP
- a CDS encoding HlyD family efflux transporter periplasmic adaptor subunit yields the protein MLSDPNQNLLPIAKSDEFLPPLSGWNTLGGLFLVGTVAAGVTMAAIAEYPITVKVPATIRLTGEVKIVQAAVEGTIKRIEVRENQEISQGSVIAILDDSQLQIQKVQNENNLQNIQQQIAQINAQIQAIDRQMMAETERSTRTVASGQAELSRQQRDYQDRQANTILEVEEALANLRVIEQELAQARSELKAELATLNQLISSLNTGVFQASQYRMDFNENLDNIKTLSKQQFEQIAQDSPVESAANVRKERENLSQMQSELRSAQADLTGIERALDAAQLKRDRHQNLLDTGAISRQVFEEFQLLFDQQTQALAAQTARIESYQTGMKQQEQVIAGAEARLHNELAEVQLIVEQQKQAVAAQKARVETQKQAIAREEQAVAAAQSKVQRARTALNPNDSPVAIAREQIEGDQATGLLRIAELTQQRAALIQQKIDQDNQGKFLEQELEQIQRQIQQKVIEAPEFGKILQLNLRNPGQVVRIGEEIAQISPIQAPLVAKAWVPSSEISQVETGQNVHLRIEACPHSEYGTLLGKVSAISPDTISGDNRSFNSSLNQPKLNSSVANSYYETTIELQQIYLTQKSRMGANHSESSPVNSGERNDQHCSIQPGMQARADIVSKTETFLNFILRTSRIKLGN